One region of Catenuloplanes indicus genomic DNA includes:
- a CDS encoding glycine hydroxymethyltransferase: MSELNAESTAFRAALDVIRSVEPRVADAIASELTDQRESLKLIASENYASPAVLLAMGNWFSDKYAEGTIGRRFYAGCQNVDTVESVAAEHAKALFGAPHAYVQPHSGIDANLVAYWAILADRVEKPMLQKFEKRQINDLTDAEWAEMRAAFGNQRLMGMSLDAGGHLTHGFRPNISGKMFDQRSYGVDPATGQIDYDGLRESAKEFKPAVIVGGYSAYPRKVNFRIMREIADEVGATFMVDMAHFAGLVAGKVFTGDFDPIPHAHIVTTTTHKSLRGPRGGMVLCQPELADQVDRGCPMVLGGPLAHVMGAKAVALAEARRPEFADYAQRIVANSQALAEGLIKRGATVVSGGTDNHLVLIDVDKYGITGRQAEQALLDSGVVTNRNSIPNDPNGAWYTSGIRVGTPALTTRGLGIDEMDQIADLMHTVLTQTTPDAGSKAKFHLDPAVSDRVSKQATELLAPFPLYGSVTL; the protein is encoded by the coding sequence CGCTGAAGCTGATCGCGTCCGAGAACTACGCCTCGCCCGCCGTGCTGCTGGCCATGGGCAACTGGTTCTCCGACAAGTACGCGGAGGGCACGATCGGCCGCCGCTTCTACGCCGGCTGCCAGAACGTCGACACCGTCGAGTCGGTCGCGGCCGAGCACGCGAAGGCGCTGTTCGGCGCGCCGCACGCCTACGTCCAGCCGCACTCCGGCATCGACGCCAACCTGGTCGCCTACTGGGCGATTCTCGCCGACCGGGTCGAGAAGCCGATGCTGCAGAAGTTCGAGAAGCGGCAGATCAACGACCTGACCGACGCCGAGTGGGCCGAGATGCGCGCCGCGTTCGGCAACCAGCGCCTGATGGGCATGTCGCTGGACGCCGGTGGCCACCTCACCCACGGCTTCCGGCCGAACATCTCCGGCAAGATGTTCGACCAGCGCTCCTACGGCGTCGACCCGGCCACCGGCCAGATCGACTACGACGGCCTGCGGGAGAGCGCGAAGGAGTTCAAGCCGGCCGTGATCGTCGGCGGCTACTCCGCATACCCCCGGAAGGTGAATTTCCGCATCATGCGGGAGATCGCCGACGAGGTCGGCGCCACGTTCATGGTCGACATGGCGCACTTCGCCGGTCTCGTCGCCGGCAAGGTCTTCACCGGCGACTTCGACCCGATCCCGCATGCGCACATCGTCACCACCACCACGCACAAGTCGCTCCGCGGTCCGCGCGGCGGCATGGTGCTCTGCCAGCCCGAGCTCGCCGACCAGGTCGACCGCGGGTGCCCGATGGTCCTCGGCGGCCCGCTGGCGCATGTCATGGGCGCGAAGGCGGTTGCGCTCGCCGAGGCCCGCCGCCCCGAGTTCGCCGACTACGCGCAGCGCATCGTCGCCAACAGCCAGGCGCTGGCCGAGGGCCTGATCAAGCGCGGTGCCACCGTCGTCTCCGGCGGCACCGACAACCACCTCGTGCTGATCGACGTCGACAAGTACGGCATCACCGGCCGCCAGGCCGAGCAGGCCCTGCTCGACTCCGGCGTCGTCACCAACCGCAACAGCATCCCGAACGACCCGAACGGCGCCTGGTACACGTCCGGCATCCGCGTCGGAACCCCGGCCCTGACCACCCGCGGCCTCGGCATCGACGAGATGGATCAGATCGCCGACCTGATGCACACGGTCCTCACCCAGACCACGCCGGACGCCGGCTCCAAGGCCAAGTTCCACCTCGACCCGGCCGTCTCCGACCGCGTCTCCAAGCAGGCCACCGAGCTGCTCGCGCCGTTCCCGCTCTACGGCTCCGTCACGCTGTAA